In Spirosoma aureum, a single genomic region encodes these proteins:
- a CDS encoding lipocalin family protein, producing the protein MTRKHYLLYFTFLAMTLAGCSKSDDSTVTPTDNNAELLIRKWTFSELTVKTDAKLYVIPPSNANMFGDDNTVTINKDGTYSYLEQGKQTTGKWTLTDKTLALIDTDKIESHWTVNTLSSTALEIASVNVNVTKTPDNEGQTIAALAYILLTSLDNFDFMKEPQPKSLQLIAKAK; encoded by the coding sequence ATGACACGCAAACACTATTTACTGTACTTTACGTTTCTGGCAATGACACTCGCAGGGTGTTCCAAGTCCGACGATAGCACCGTCACCCCAACTGATAACAACGCCGAATTACTAATCCGGAAATGGACTTTTTCTGAACTTACAGTCAAGACCGATGCCAAGTTGTATGTGATTCCACCAAGTAATGCCAATATGTTCGGTGACGACAATACTGTAACTATCAATAAAGATGGCACCTATTCTTATTTAGAGCAGGGAAAACAAACAACAGGAAAATGGACACTAACCGATAAAACTTTGGCCCTGATCGATACAGACAAAATAGAGTCGCACTGGACAGTGAATACACTTTCCAGCACAGCCCTCGAAATAGCTAGTGTAAATGTGAATGTGACGAAGACACCTGATAATGAAGGTCAAACGATAGCAGCGCTAGCCTATATATTGCTGACATCGCTCGACAATTTCGATTTTATGAAAGAACCTCAGCCCAAAAGTCTTCAATTGATAGCTAAGGCGAAATAA
- a CDS encoding DoxX family protein, with protein MTTKTAKTIYWIGTALTSLWFGASGFFEVTRNPIVWDITLALGYPVYFIYVLGVAKLLGVAVLLVPDKLLRLKEWVFAGIFFDIIFAFASKLSVFGFSATVDAIVAFIMVTVTYFMFRKVFSGPYFNQSMVVSATN; from the coding sequence ATGACGACCAAAACAGCAAAAACAATTTATTGGATCGGAACGGCGCTAACCTCCCTGTGGTTTGGTGCAAGCGGTTTTTTTGAAGTTACCCGGAACCCGATTGTTTGGGACATCACACTGGCGTTAGGCTACCCGGTCTATTTTATTTACGTGCTGGGTGTGGCCAAACTACTGGGCGTGGCTGTATTGCTGGTTCCAGACAAACTGCTTAGGTTAAAAGAATGGGTGTTTGCCGGTATATTTTTTGATATCATTTTTGCCTTTGCCTCCAAACTCAGTGTATTTGGCTTTTCAGCTACTGTCGACGCTATTGTTGCGTTCATTATGGTAACGGTAACTTACTTCATGTTCAGAAAAGTATTCAGTGGGCCTTATTTTAATCAATCAATGGTAGTTTCTGCTACTAATTGA